One genomic window of Aliiroseovarius sp. M344 includes the following:
- the mgtE gene encoding magnesium transporter, with the protein MLDEQLSDDAPEEGDYELDKDVFQPVLAALESEDAAALVRALEPVHPADIADLLEQLGHDERVALVRLYGTEFDGDILSELDEGLREEIVGAMSPEVLAEAVRDLETDDVVDLIEDLDAPQTAAVLGALDADDRVVVEQSLGYPEESAGRLMQRELVVAPEHWNVGQTIDFLRNQDDLPETFYHVILVDPRMRPTGYVTLGRLMGSARKVKMTDIAEESFRTIPVMQDEAEVAYAFNQYHLISAPVVDADDRLVGVITIDDAMVILDEEHEEDIMRLAGVGESSLSDRVIDTTKRRFPWLAVNLVTAILASMVISQFEDVIAQFVALAVLMPIVASMGGNAGTQSLTVAVRSLATKDLTSANVWRVIRREATVGLINGLIFAVVMGAVGVAWFGTPVLGVVIAIAMVVNMVVAGLAGVIIPVVLERLDIDPALASGAFVTTVTDVVGFFAFLGLAAVMLL; encoded by the coding sequence ATGCTGGATGAACAACTAAGCGACGACGCACCCGAAGAAGGTGATTACGAGCTTGATAAAGACGTTTTCCAGCCAGTCCTAGCGGCGCTGGAATCTGAAGATGCCGCCGCCTTGGTGCGTGCGCTGGAGCCCGTTCACCCTGCCGACATCGCCGATCTACTGGAACAGTTAGGCCACGACGAACGCGTTGCGCTCGTCCGCCTCTACGGTACAGAATTCGACGGCGATATTCTGTCAGAACTTGACGAAGGTCTGCGCGAAGAAATCGTGGGCGCTATGTCGCCGGAAGTGCTGGCAGAAGCGGTTCGAGATCTGGAAACCGACGATGTCGTCGACCTGATTGAAGACCTTGATGCTCCGCAGACGGCAGCGGTTCTGGGGGCATTGGATGCCGACGACCGGGTCGTTGTCGAACAATCACTTGGCTATCCGGAGGAATCTGCCGGTCGTCTTATGCAGCGCGAGCTTGTGGTTGCGCCGGAACATTGGAATGTTGGGCAAACCATTGATTTTCTGCGAAACCAAGATGATCTGCCCGAGACGTTTTATCACGTCATCTTGGTCGACCCGCGCATGCGCCCAACAGGGTATGTCACACTTGGCCGCCTGATGGGCAGCGCTCGCAAGGTCAAGATGACCGACATCGCCGAGGAAAGCTTTCGTACCATTCCGGTTATGCAGGACGAGGCCGAAGTGGCTTATGCGTTCAACCAGTATCATCTGATTTCTGCCCCTGTTGTTGATGCTGATGACCGCCTTGTTGGGGTGATCACCATCGACGATGCGATGGTTATTCTTGATGAAGAGCACGAAGAAGACATCATGCGTTTGGCCGGGGTTGGTGAAAGCAGCCTCTCAGACCGTGTAATTGATACCACCAAACGCCGTTTTCCGTGGCTTGCGGTCAACCTTGTGACGGCAATTCTAGCCTCAATGGTCATATCGCAGTTTGAGGACGTGATCGCACAGTTTGTGGCGTTGGCGGTGTTGATGCCAATCGTCGCGTCGATGGGTGGCAACGCAGGCACTCAGTCATTGACCGTGGCGGTTCGCTCGTTGGCAACGAAAGATCTGACCTCGGCCAACGTCTGGCGGGTGATCCGTCGTGAGGCCACGGTCGGGCTGATCAACGGGTTGATCTTTGCCGTTGTCATGGGGGCCGTCGGGGTGGCTTGGTTCGGGACGCCCGTTCTTGGCGTCGTGATCGCAATAGCGATGGTCGTGAACATGGTGGTAGCGGGTCTGGCGGGGGTTATCATCCCCGTTGTGCTGGAACGTCTGGATATTGATCCTGCGTTGGCGTCTGGCGCATTTGTGACGACGGTAACGGATGTTGTGGGCTTCTTTGCCTTCCTTGGACTGGCTGCGGTGATGCTTCTTTGA